The Nostoc sp. 'Peltigera membranacea cyanobiont' N6 genome contains the following window.
ACTACCAGCCCGCACAAAGATTCGCGCTGCAATAATGTCCGCAGCCGGATTTTCTGATGCCAACACGACAATCCCATTATTCAATCCGGTGCGATGGATAGGCGATTTTTGCAGCAAGGTTGTCATTTGTTCTTTGTCATTTGTCATTTGTCCTTTGTCCTTTGTCAAAAACTAACAGGGTTTTAAGACAGTAACGGCATAATTTTGTGGTGAGAGATACTGTTTAGCTAATTTTTGCAGTTCTTGGGCATCGAAAGACTGAATCTGCTGGGGATATGTCACAGCTAATTCAGCTTGGGCGATGGTATTGTAATAGCCATAAAGCCCTGTAAGCTGATTTGGTGTTTCGGTAGAAAAGGCATACTCGTTACACAGCAGTCTACGGGCACGGGCAAGTTCTTGTTCGCTAATTCCTTTAGTTTGCAAATCATCCAAATGAGCGCAAATCAAGGATTCAACTTCCTCCAGATTTTCTGGTTCTAACCAGGCAGTAATTGTAAATAAACTTGATTCTCTTTGGAGAGAAAAACTACTGCAAATTCCTTGTACCAATTGCAAATCTTCTCGCAAATCGCGAATTAAACGCGAAGTCCGCCCTTCTGCCAATAACACCGACAATAAATCTAAACCATAGCCAGTACGGATTTGCTCTACTCCTGGTACCAGCCATGCCATCAACAATCGCGCTTGCTCTATACGTGGTAAACACAGTTCTTGACGGTGAATTCCTGCGATCGCTGGCTTTGGCACTTTCTCAAACTGCGGACAATTGGAGCGATCGGCAAAATCAGTAAATGAATGATTTACCATTTCCCAAGCTGGTTGCTGGGCTATACCACCAGCAATTACCACCGTCATGTTTTCCGGCTGATAGTGGGCGTGGTGAAAACAACGCATTGCTTCTGGTGACTGCTGCATCAGTTCTTGCTCAGTACCCAGCACCGAACGTCCGTAAGGGTGATGCGGATAGATGCTTTGAATCAGGGTTTGAAATCCTATCCAGT
Protein-coding sequences here:
- a CDS encoding M16 family metallopeptidase, yielding MSQKLTNTLFPASVFRLESGLTFIHQEIPTTPVVVADVWVRAGASLEPKPWFGMAHFLEHMIFKGTATLPPGMFDAKVENRGGVSNAATSYDYAHYSLTTAAPYLKDTLPYLGELLLNAAIPEDEFGRERDVVLEEIRSCQDDSDWIGFQTLIQSIYPHHPYGRSVLGTEQELMQQSPEAMRCFHHAHYQPENMTVVIAGGIAQQPAWEMVNHSFTDFADRSNCPQFEKVPKPAIAGIHRQELCLPRIEQARLLMAWLVPGVEQIRTGYGLDLLSVLLAEGRTSRLIRDLREDLQLVQGICSSFSLQRESSLFTITAWLEPENLEEVESLICAHLDDLQTKGISEQELARARRLLCNEYAFSTETPNQLTGLYGYYNTIAQAELAVTYPQQIQSFDAQELQKLAKQYLSPQNYAVTVLKPC